One part of the Flavobacterium johnsoniae UW101 genome encodes these proteins:
- a CDS encoding CDP-glycerol--glycerophosphate glycerophosphotransferase, whose amino-acid sequence MKKLKLTLKKYVPETIWISLIRVYNFTKLRALLNLYQIKQAPKKHQKALEIVRKKEKIKVAFFLIHESVWKYDVLFDLMVQHPKFEPALFVCPVVNFGHENMLFEMNKSFEAFKKKGYDVIKTYDDVTGEYLDIKNTFSPDIIFFTNPYEGLVDDRYYIKEFSNTLTCYVPYAIMTTNYETFYNSKFHNLVWRIFSETPIHKNIASQKQKNKGINNVVTGYPGFDQLLINKKPNNGVWKNQNVALKKIIWAPHHSMHELNKVSNFLEYFDVFLELAAVYKEQLQIAFKPHPLLRIKLENDPNWGKEKTDAYYAEWTNLENGQFENADYGDLFLTSDALIHDCGSFMAEYLITGKPALFMIRTEDVMKEWSEFGEKAVEAHYQSRTKEELIDFIENVVLKGNDRMKEKRNDFVYQNLIQKNNLTASQNIMNYLETQIFG is encoded by the coding sequence ATGAAAAAATTAAAATTAACACTTAAAAAATACGTTCCTGAAACAATATGGATTTCGCTTATCAGAGTTTATAATTTTACAAAGCTGAGAGCGCTTTTAAATTTGTATCAAATTAAACAAGCACCCAAAAAACATCAAAAAGCGCTTGAAATTGTTAGAAAAAAAGAAAAAATAAAAGTTGCCTTTTTCCTGATTCATGAATCGGTTTGGAAATACGATGTTTTATTCGATTTAATGGTACAGCATCCCAAATTTGAACCAGCATTATTTGTTTGTCCTGTTGTAAATTTTGGTCATGAAAATATGCTTTTTGAGATGAATAAATCTTTTGAAGCATTTAAAAAGAAAGGTTATGATGTTATAAAAACCTATGATGATGTTACAGGAGAATATTTAGACATTAAAAATACATTTTCACCAGATATTATTTTTTTTACCAATCCGTATGAAGGTTTGGTCGATGATAGATATTATATCAAAGAGTTTTCAAATACTTTGACTTGTTATGTGCCGTATGCTATCATGACTACAAATTATGAAACATTTTATAATTCAAAATTTCATAATCTTGTCTGGCGGATTTTTTCGGAAACACCGATTCATAAAAACATAGCATCTCAAAAACAAAAAAATAAAGGGATTAATAATGTAGTAACCGGATATCCGGGATTCGATCAGCTTTTGATAAATAAAAAACCGAATAATGGAGTTTGGAAAAATCAGAATGTCGCTTTAAAGAAAATAATCTGGGCACCGCATCATTCCATGCACGAACTCAATAAAGTATCTAATTTTTTGGAGTATTTTGATGTATTTTTAGAATTAGCAGCTGTTTACAAAGAGCAATTGCAAATAGCTTTTAAACCGCATCCGCTGTTAAGAATTAAATTAGAAAATGATCCAAATTGGGGAAAAGAAAAAACAGATGCTTATTATGCTGAATGGACAAACCTTGAAAATGGTCAGTTTGAAAATGCAGATTATGGCGATTTGTTTTTAACATCAGATGCGCTCATTCATGACTGCGGTTCTTTTATGGCAGAATATCTCATTACCGGAAAACCTGCTCTTTTCATGATAAGAACTGAAGACGTTATGAAAGAGTGGAGTGAGTTTGGAGAAAAAGCTGTCGAAGCACATTATCAATCCAGAACAAAAGAAGAATTAATTGATTTTATCGAAAATGTAGTGTTGAAAGGAAATGACCGGATGAAAGAGAAACGCAATGACTTTGTTTATCAAAATTTAATACAAAAGAATAATTTAACGGCATCTCAAAACATTATGAATTATCTGGAAACTCAGATTTTTGGGTAA
- a CDS encoding bifunctional cytidylyltransferase/SDR family oxidoreductase produces the protein MNIAVILAGGIGIRLEKSLPKQFFKVAGKMIIEHAVDAFEKNEFIDETAIVINKHYLFMAEDMIIKNEWKKVKRVLIGGEERYQSSLAAIKSYDEFKDANLIFHDAARPLISQRIINDVVKALSHYKAVDVAINSADTIIEVENDIITAIPERIKMRRGQTPQGFKQEIIAKAYEFALKDENFKATDDCGVVKKYLPQEDIYVVNGEEVNMKLTYPEDTYLLDKLFQLRSVEIQDIKLSKEILSDKVMVVFGGSYGIGKSIVDLAEQNGVKVYSFSRSENNVDVSNIELVKKALEKVFEIEHQIDFVINTAGVLHKEPLETMNYEYILNSINVNYTGMVNVALASLPYLKASKGHILFFTSSSYTRGRAFYSIYSSSKAAAVNFVQAVSQEWETLGIKVNCMNPERTQTPMRIQNFGNEPEDTLLKPETVALRCIQTLLSNNTGQVVDVRL, from the coding sequence ATGAACATAGCTGTCATATTAGCAGGAGGAATAGGAATACGATTAGAGAAATCGCTGCCTAAGCAATTTTTTAAAGTTGCCGGTAAGATGATTATTGAACATGCTGTTGATGCATTTGAAAAAAATGAATTTATTGATGAGACAGCCATTGTAATTAATAAACATTATCTTTTTATGGCAGAAGATATGATTATTAAAAATGAGTGGAAAAAAGTAAAACGAGTTTTAATAGGGGGCGAAGAACGATATCAGTCAAGTCTTGCTGCTATAAAATCTTATGATGAATTTAAAGATGCTAATTTAATTTTTCACGATGCGGCCCGTCCTTTAATAAGCCAGCGGATTATTAATGACGTTGTAAAAGCTTTGAGCCATTATAAAGCAGTTGATGTTGCTATAAATTCAGCAGATACTATTATTGAAGTTGAAAATGATATTATAACAGCTATTCCTGAACGAATAAAAATGCGAAGAGGACAAACTCCTCAAGGTTTTAAACAGGAAATTATCGCAAAAGCCTATGAGTTCGCATTAAAAGATGAAAATTTTAAAGCGACTGATGATTGCGGCGTGGTTAAAAAATATCTGCCTCAGGAAGATATTTATGTAGTAAACGGAGAAGAGGTTAATATGAAATTGACTTATCCTGAAGATACTTATTTATTAGATAAACTATTTCAATTGCGATCGGTTGAGATTCAGGATATAAAATTATCAAAGGAAATTCTGTCTGATAAAGTTATGGTTGTTTTTGGCGGTTCTTACGGAATAGGAAAAAGTATTGTAGACCTGGCAGAACAAAATGGAGTTAAGGTTTATAGTTTTTCCCGAAGCGAAAATAATGTTGATGTTTCTAATATTGAATTAGTCAAAAAAGCTTTAGAAAAAGTTTTTGAAATCGAACATCAAATTGATTTTGTAATTAATACGGCCGGAGTTTTACACAAAGAACCTTTGGAAACCATGAATTATGAATACATTCTAAATTCAATAAATGTGAACTATACCGGAATGGTTAATGTTGCGCTTGCGTCACTTCCGTATTTAAAAGCATCAAAAGGACATATTTTATTTTTCACTTCTAGTTCTTATACCAGAGGCAGGGCATTTTACAGTATTTATTCTTCGAGTAAAGCCGCTGCAGTTAATTTTGTACAGGCTGTATCGCAAGAATGGGAAACATTAGGCATTAAGGTAAATTGTATGAATCCGGAGCGGACGCAGACTCCAATGCGAATACAAAATTTTGGTAACGAGCCTGAAGATACATTATTAAAACCCGAAACAGTTGCTTTAAGATGTATTCAGACTCTCTTGTCAAATAATACAGGGCAGGTGGTAGATGTGCGACTTTAA
- a CDS encoding lipopolysaccharide biosynthesis protein yields MQNSSLKTLAAKGIFWSAVDKFAVQIGQFVVSIVLARILLPEDFGLIGMLAIFMALSQTFIESGLGVGLIQRQDRTDVDFSTVFVFNLAVSGFFYLLLFFSAPLIAVFFNQPQLINLVRVLGLSLFLNAAAIVQKTKLTIAVDFKSIAKSNVISVFAGGLCGIVAAINNCGVWSLVIQSLVGAFVSSVCLWFLSSWNPSVLFSKKSFKSLFGYGSKLLMAGLYAQLLNNVYNICLGKFYPTASLGYYTRAKSFADLSAGTIVSIIQQATFPVLTTVQNDRERLVSIYSRMIRMSAFLIIPLMTLIALLAKPIVVLLLTEKWVSLIPLLQWMVFARIFFPMSAINMNLLNAVGRSDLYLKVDLSKLPLTVAAMIITIPLGVKAIIIGHVITSALSFVINAYLPGKFYGYGAVKQLKDMLPFFGASIAMAVLVYVTAYFIDNLVIQLLFGGIIGLVSYLFICRLLKLEELKEGWELFLSLRRKTIKEDI; encoded by the coding sequence ATGCAAAACTCCTCTCTAAAAACACTAGCTGCGAAAGGCATTTTTTGGTCTGCGGTTGATAAATTTGCCGTTCAGATTGGGCAATTTGTAGTTAGTATTGTACTTGCGCGAATTTTACTGCCAGAGGATTTTGGTCTGATAGGAATGCTGGCTATTTTTATGGCCTTGTCACAAACTTTTATTGAAAGCGGTTTAGGAGTAGGTTTAATTCAGCGTCAGGACAGAACAGATGTTGATTTCTCGACTGTATTTGTCTTTAATTTAGCAGTAAGTGGTTTTTTCTATTTATTACTGTTTTTTTCTGCACCATTAATAGCTGTTTTTTTTAATCAGCCTCAATTAATAAACCTAGTACGAGTATTGGGTTTAAGTTTGTTTTTGAATGCTGCAGCGATAGTTCAAAAAACGAAACTGACAATTGCTGTCGATTTCAAATCCATTGCAAAAAGTAATGTAATATCAGTATTTGCAGGCGGGTTATGCGGTATTGTGGCAGCAATAAATAATTGCGGAGTCTGGTCGCTGGTTATTCAAAGTCTTGTTGGCGCTTTTGTTTCGTCAGTTTGTTTGTGGTTTTTAAGCAGCTGGAACCCTTCAGTATTATTTTCAAAGAAATCTTTTAAATCTTTATTTGGCTACGGATCAAAACTTTTAATGGCAGGTTTGTATGCTCAATTATTAAATAATGTTTATAATATTTGTTTAGGGAAATTTTATCCAACAGCTTCATTAGGTTATTATACAAGAGCTAAAAGTTTTGCCGATTTATCAGCCGGAACAATTGTTAGCATAATTCAGCAGGCAACATTTCCTGTTCTTACTACAGTTCAAAATGATAGAGAAAGATTAGTTTCCATCTACAGCCGAATGATTCGCATGTCAGCTTTTTTGATTATTCCGTTAATGACACTTATTGCTTTGCTGGCAAAACCAATTGTTGTATTGCTGCTTACCGAAAAATGGGTTTCTTTAATTCCGCTTTTACAATGGATGGTTTTTGCCCGTATTTTTTTTCCTATGAGTGCAATTAATATGAACTTATTAAATGCAGTTGGCCGTTCAGATTTATACTTAAAAGTCGATTTATCCAAATTACCTCTAACAGTGGCAGCAATGATAATCACAATTCCGTTAGGTGTCAAAGCCATCATAATTGGGCATGTAATTACATCGGCTCTATCATTTGTAATAAATGCCTATTTACCCGGAAAATTTTATGGTTATGGAGCTGTGAAGCAATTAAAAGATATGCTTCCTTTTTTTGGAGCATCAATAGCAATGGCAGTTTTAGTATATGTAACAGCCTATTTTATAGATAATTTAGTAATTCAGTTGTTATTTGGCGGGATAATTGGGCTTGTAAGTTATTTGTTTATATGCAGACTGCTAAAATTGGAAGAATTAAAAGAAGGCTGGGAACTATTTTTGAGTTTGAGAAGAAAAACAATAAAAGAAGATATTTAG
- a CDS encoding DegT/DnrJ/EryC1/StrS family aminotransferase: MISFLDLKKINQPYETAFQEKLKTVLDNGWYILGNEVENFEKAFAEYCHSEYCIGVGNGFDALVLIFKGYIELGILKKGDEVIVPANTYIASILAILQADLIPVLVEPRLETYNINPDLIPEKITSKTKAILAVHLYGQLAEMEKINEIAQKHNLVVVEDCAQSHGAINNQQSTINNSKSASAYSFYPGKNLGCLGDGGAVTTNDAELAKMLFSLRNYGSQKKYYNDYVGVNSRLDELQAGFLNLKLPNLDADNQKRRNIAKRYSAEIKNEKIILPNWDFSNNHVFHLFVIRTKNRDDLQNYLAQNNIQTVIHYPVPPHKQNAFPEWNTLSFPITEKIHNEILSLPMSPVLEDQEVDFIVEVLNRY, encoded by the coding sequence ATGATTTCATTTCTGGATCTAAAAAAAATAAATCAGCCATACGAAACTGCTTTTCAGGAAAAACTGAAAACGGTTTTAGACAACGGCTGGTATATTTTAGGAAATGAAGTTGAAAATTTTGAAAAGGCTTTCGCTGAATATTGCCACTCTGAATATTGTATTGGAGTAGGGAATGGTTTTGATGCTTTGGTTTTAATTTTTAAAGGCTATATCGAACTCGGAATACTCAAAAAAGGTGATGAAGTTATAGTTCCGGCAAATACTTATATTGCCAGTATTCTGGCCATTCTGCAAGCCGATTTGATTCCTGTTTTGGTTGAACCAAGATTAGAAACCTACAATATAAATCCGGATTTAATTCCCGAAAAAATCACATCAAAAACAAAAGCCATTTTAGCCGTTCATTTATACGGACAATTAGCTGAAATGGAGAAAATAAATGAAATTGCACAAAAACATAATCTTGTTGTTGTAGAAGATTGTGCACAATCTCATGGAGCAATTAACAATCAACAATCAACAATTAATAATTCAAAATCAGCATCTGCATACAGTTTTTATCCGGGGAAAAATTTAGGCTGTCTGGGCGATGGAGGAGCTGTAACAACAAATGATGCTGAATTGGCAAAAATGCTTTTTTCACTTCGCAATTATGGATCCCAAAAAAAATATTATAATGATTATGTTGGTGTAAATTCGAGATTAGATGAATTACAGGCGGGTTTCTTAAACCTAAAATTACCCAATTTAGACGCCGATAATCAGAAAAGAAGAAACATTGCAAAACGATATTCAGCTGAAATAAAAAACGAAAAAATTATACTTCCTAATTGGGATTTTTCTAATAATCATGTTTTTCATTTGTTTGTTATTCGAACAAAAAACAGAGATGATTTACAGAATTATTTAGCTCAAAATAATATTCAAACTGTTATTCATTATCCGGTTCCTCCGCACAAACAAAATGCTTTTCCAGAATGGAATACTTTGTCTTTTCCTATAACAGAGAAAATTCATAACGAAATTTTAAGTCTGCCTATGAGCCCGGTTCTGGAAGATCAAGAAGTTGATTTTATTGTGGAAGTTTTAAATAGGTATTAA
- a CDS encoding sugar 3,4-ketoisomerase, giving the protein MNIILIDFPKVENILGNIAVIENGTIPFEIKRVYYLYDIPSSSKRGGHSHKKLQQILIAISGSFDVVLKDGKTETTITLNKPDKGLLIENNIWRELENFSSGAVCLVLASEIFDEDDYLRDYNDFLKSKK; this is encoded by the coding sequence ATGAATATAATTTTGATTGATTTTCCAAAAGTTGAAAACATACTAGGTAATATTGCGGTAATTGAAAATGGTACAATCCCTTTTGAAATAAAAAGAGTTTATTATTTATATGATATTCCAAGTTCTTCTAAAAGAGGAGGGCACTCTCATAAAAAACTGCAGCAAATCTTAATTGCAATTTCAGGAAGTTTTGATGTGGTTTTAAAAGATGGTAAAACTGAAACAACAATTACTTTAAATAAACCAGATAAAGGTTTGCTGATCGAAAATAATATATGGCGCGAACTTGAAAATTTTTCATCTGGAGCAGTTTGTCTCGTTTTAGCTTCGGAAATTTTTGATGAAGATGATTATTTAAGGGATTATAATGATTTTTTGAAATCAAAAAAATGA
- a CDS encoding glycosyltransferase family 2 protein: MQNKLLVTVICLCYNHENFVLESLHSVLNQDYQHIELIVVDDCSTDNSKKTIEKWLLDYPNIQFIFNNTNLGNTNSFNKALKSAKGNYIIDLAADDVLVPDCISQQIKTFRESSFKNLGVVYGNTELIKENGEFSSYFFPVDDNLKTIEKRQTGNIYLSVISGGNSICSVSSMAKKSVYDSLNGYNEILAYEDLDFWIRSSRLYEFEYIDKILVKKRISNNSLTDNFYNNSKARFKKINLSTYLILKKAIKLNQTKKEDFGIQKRVHHEIVHTFKIKAYGLLFKNIGLRFWLFWRTNFKKY; this comes from the coding sequence ATGCAAAATAAATTATTAGTTACAGTTATTTGCCTTTGTTATAATCATGAAAATTTTGTTCTTGAGAGTTTACATTCGGTACTCAACCAAGATTATCAGCATATTGAATTAATAGTCGTAGATGACTGCAGCACAGATAACTCTAAAAAAACTATTGAGAAATGGCTTTTAGATTACCCAAATATTCAATTTATCTTTAATAATACCAATTTAGGAAATACTAATTCCTTTAACAAAGCCCTTAAATCAGCTAAAGGGAATTATATAATAGATCTTGCTGCAGATGATGTTTTAGTTCCTGATTGTATTTCACAACAAATAAAAACTTTTAGAGAAAGCTCTTTTAAAAATCTTGGAGTTGTTTATGGAAATACAGAATTGATTAAGGAAAATGGCGAGTTTAGTTCTTATTTTTTTCCTGTAGATGATAATCTTAAAACTATCGAAAAAAGGCAGACTGGCAACATTTATTTGAGCGTCATTTCTGGTGGAAACAGTATTTGTTCAGTTTCTTCAATGGCTAAAAAATCAGTCTATGATTCGTTAAATGGCTATAACGAAATACTTGCTTATGAGGATTTGGACTTCTGGATAAGATCATCACGGTTGTATGAATTTGAGTATATCGACAAAATCTTAGTAAAAAAAAGAATCTCAAATAACTCATTGACTGATAATTTTTACAACAATAGTAAAGCACGATTTAAAAAAATCAATTTGTCTACCTATCTGATTTTAAAAAAAGCTATTAAACTAAACCAGACTAAAAAAGAAGATTTTGGTATACAAAAAAGAGTACATCACGAAATAGTTCATACTTTTAAAATAAAAGCTTATGGATTACTTTTCAAAAATATTGGTTTGCGATTTTGGTTATTCTGGAGAACAAATTTTAAAAAATACTAA
- a CDS encoding RDD family protein — protein sequence MSELSINTTQNVKINFIAATPGERMGAYFIDLGIKISYVIVVLLIVFSWLNLGQALDSLDTWSRAAVFIVLFIPWMIYSLTLESIFEGQSFGKKLVKIKVVKIDGYQAGFGDYLMRWFFRIIDFSSFYGLVALVTIISSKKAQRLGDMVAGTAVITLKNKINISHTILEEIGDAYVPTYPLVIKLSDNDMRIIKETFHRAVAKNDHEIIYKLVAKIESVAGIKNQSGNNSDFIRVVLKDYNFYTQYM from the coding sequence ATGTCAGAATTATCTATTAATACGACACAAAATGTTAAAATAAATTTTATTGCTGCAACGCCGGGCGAACGTATGGGTGCTTATTTCATAGATTTGGGCATTAAAATTTCCTATGTAATCGTTGTTTTATTAATTGTTTTCAGCTGGCTGAACCTTGGCCAGGCGCTGGATAGTTTAGATACCTGGTCCAGAGCCGCGGTTTTTATTGTACTTTTTATTCCATGGATGATTTACTCATTAACTCTGGAAAGCATTTTTGAAGGTCAGTCATTTGGTAAAAAACTTGTAAAGATAAAAGTCGTAAAAATAGACGGATATCAGGCAGGTTTTGGCGATTATTTAATGCGATGGTTTTTTAGAATAATCGACTTTAGTTCTTTTTACGGTCTTGTTGCTTTAGTTACGATTATTTCAAGTAAAAAAGCGCAGCGTTTAGGCGATATGGTGGCGGGAACAGCAGTAATTACTCTGAAAAACAAAATCAATATTAGTCATACTATCTTAGAAGAAATTGGCGATGCTTATGTGCCGACTTATCCTTTGGTAATTAAATTATCAGATAATGATATGCGAATTATTAAAGAAACATTTCATAGAGCCGTGGCAAAAAACGATCATGAAATCATTTACAAACTGGTAGCTAAAATTGAAAGTGTTGCCGGAATTAAAAATCAATCCGGAAATAACTCTGATTTTATTCGTGTAGTTTTAAAAGATTACAATTTCTATACGCAGTATATGTAA
- a CDS encoding GNAT family N-acetyltransferase yields the protein MKNLTVKKYDQNDYKIWNDFVSQAKNATFLFHRNFMEYHKDRFEDFSLLIFEEEKLRAILPANKNGNTVYSHQGLTYGGLVYKDETKQTAVIEIFQTVLSFLNKNSFEKLYLKTIPSIYHLKPSDEILYTLFLAHAKLTRRDSLSVIDLAQEKSISKIRKRGVKKALLNKLIIKEEAGFELFWNEVLIPNLDNKHNAKPVHSIEEMNHLQSLFPENIHQFNVYFEDKIVGGTTVFETETTAHCQYISKNPNIEDLGSLDFLFQYLIQERFVHKRFFDFGISNENQGKNLNEGLTYWKESFGAGTIIHDFYEIETSNYTKLNGIFV from the coding sequence ATGAAAAACCTTACTGTAAAAAAATACGATCAAAACGATTACAAAATTTGGAATGACTTTGTTAGTCAGGCCAAAAATGCAACGTTTTTATTTCATCGTAATTTTATGGAATATCATAAAGATCGTTTTGAGGATTTTTCACTTTTAATTTTTGAAGAAGAAAAACTGCGAGCCATTTTGCCGGCAAACAAAAATGGAAACACGGTTTATTCTCATCAAGGACTTACGTATGGCGGATTGGTTTATAAAGATGAAACAAAACAAACTGCTGTTATCGAGATTTTTCAAACTGTTTTATCGTTTTTAAATAAAAATAGTTTTGAGAAATTATATTTAAAAACTATCCCGTCAATTTATCATCTTAAACCATCTGACGAGATTTTGTATACTTTGTTTCTGGCACATGCAAAACTAACTCGCAGAGATTCACTTTCGGTTATTGATTTAGCACAGGAGAAATCAATTTCAAAAATTAGAAAAAGGGGCGTAAAAAAAGCACTTTTAAATAAACTTATCATTAAAGAAGAAGCGGGTTTTGAATTGTTTTGGAATGAGGTTTTAATACCAAATTTAGATAATAAGCACAATGCAAAACCAGTTCATTCGATAGAAGAAATGAACCATCTTCAGTCTCTTTTTCCAGAAAATATTCATCAATTTAATGTTTATTTTGAAGATAAAATTGTGGGCGGAACCACAGTTTTTGAAACCGAAACGACAGCACATTGCCAGTACATTTCTAAAAATCCGAATATAGAAGATTTAGGAAGTTTAGATTTCCTTTTTCAGTATTTAATTCAGGAAAGATTTGTACATAAACGGTTTTTTGATTTCGGAATTTCGAATGAAAATCAAGGGAAAAATCTAAACGAAGGATTAACGTATTGGAAAGAAAGTTTTGGAGCAGGCACGATAATTCATGATTTTTATGAAATCGAAACTTCAAATTATACTAAGTTAAATGGTATTTTTGTCTAA
- a CDS encoding trimeric intracellular cation channel family protein, protein MFHLLDIIGTMAFAMSGALTAMHKRLDPFGVFIIAFVTAVGGGTLRDVLIGRTPVGWMMNLQYVYVIILGFFLAIIFRKKFDKLRTSLFLFDTIGLGVFTLIGLERGLLTGLHPVICIALGTMTACFGGVTRDILCNEIPTVFRREIYATICIFGGIVFFGLRKLNLEDDILYLVTSIVIISIRLLAVKYKWYLRAFEHK, encoded by the coding sequence ATGTTTCATTTATTAGATATTATTGGTACAATGGCCTTTGCCATGTCTGGTGCTTTAACAGCAATGCATAAAAGACTCGATCCGTTTGGGGTTTTTATAATTGCTTTTGTTACGGCTGTAGGAGGCGGAACACTCCGCGATGTTTTAATTGGCAGAACTCCGGTAGGCTGGATGATGAACCTTCAATATGTTTATGTGATTATTTTAGGTTTTTTTCTGGCTATTATTTTTAGAAAAAAGTTTGATAAACTCAGAACTTCATTATTTTTGTTTGACACCATTGGGTTGGGAGTTTTTACTTTGATAGGTCTGGAAAGAGGTCTTTTAACAGGACTGCATCCCGTTATATGTATTGCCTTAGGAACCATGACGGCTTGTTTTGGAGGAGTGACACGAGATATTTTGTGCAATGAGATTCCAACTGTTTTTAGAAGAGAAATTTATGCTACGATATGCATTTTTGGAGGCATTGTATTTTTTGGACTTCGTAAACTAAATTTAGAAGACGATATATTGTATTTAGTAACTTCGATTGTAATAATTTCTATTCGCTTACTGGCAGTAAAATACAAATGGTATCTGCGTGCTTTTGAACATAAATAG